The segment AAATCCGCTCGCTACGTGGGAACGGAAAATCGTCGTTTAACTATACCATTCGCCCGTCAACTCAAGGAAACCAGGAGTACCCGAAATTTCGCCTAGTGCGGAACTACGGTAAATTTGGTAACAGGGAGTAAGTCGTAACAAGGCACGGGTAGCGGAAGCTGCTCGTGGAATAATTCAATTTGAAATACGTTGTATATCGCGCTTGCGTGATGTATGACTGACGGTGTCGATATCGCACATCTCGATCGAGTGTACGATGGATTACAAAATCCTAAAATTTGTGACTGTTGGAAAGACAACAAAAAAGAACGGAACAAAAGAAAGAATAGCAAAAAACTAAAAAGCCTCTGGCTCGTACCCACTCCGCCTGAACACTCAAGTTCTATCTGGCAGCAGGGAAACGTCGCCAGAGGCTTTTTAGTTTTTTTGTTGGAAAAATATAAACCCCGCAACCTTGCTGGACTTTTTGGAATGACGTGATATAATGCTACCAGAGTTAACGAAACTGGAGGAATTAAAAAATGAAAAAAATAAGGAAGCTTCTAAAAATGGAGATGTCGCGGGAAAAGGCAATCAACATCGGGTTGGGCCTATTGCTCGCCACAGCCTACGGAGTGTGGCTCATTGCAGTGTTTACCCATGTCCCGGAGGTGCAGCCATGAGTACGGGCTTTTGGGTACATCATAGACGGAAGGACCGCAATTTCCACTTTACGCTGGTCGGACGGTCTTTGTCCGTAGCCAAGAGTGTGTGGGAACATCGCGGGTGGGTAGCCCTCGGGTTGCTCCTCGTGTCGGTTGTCTACTGGCTGGATCGTTTTCACTAGTTACGCCAGAAGACAAAAAATCAAGATAAAACAAAAATTTAACCAACGCTGTCGCACACCCAGGTGCCTCAGCGTTGTTTTTTTGTCGTTTTTTTGCTATCTTTGCTAGTACGCGCTTGTAGCTCAGTTGGTAGAGCACATCACTGATACTGATGGGGTCCCAGGTTCGAATCCTGGCAGGCGCACCGCGGAGGCCCTGATTGCCTGTTATGAATAGGCAGTTTTGAGTCACGTTATTTTATTTAGCCTTTAATTTTAATTCACCACACATATGCATCTAGGAAAGAAAACGAAGATTATCTGTACTATTGGTCCCGCTACCGAAACCGAAGCTAAGCTTACCGAACTCCTCAAAGTGGGCATGAACGTCATGCGTCTCAACTTTTCGCACGGGGATTTTGCCGAGCACCAGGCCAGAGTAAACAATCTTCACGCGGCTGTTAAAAAGACAGGTATTCCCGCGGCTATCCTTCAGGATCTTTCTGGTCCCAAGATTCGCATTGGTGATTTTAAAACAGACACAGGACGGGTCACTCTCAAGCCAGGTCAATTTTTTACCTTGACCACTAAACAGATCGAAGGAAATGAAAGCAAAGTCCATGTCAACTATCCTCTTTTGCCAAAAGAAGTAAAAGTCGGCGGTTTTATTTTGCTTGATGATGGAAAAAAGAAGCTCCAAATCGTGGATATCAAGGGAGATGAGGTGAAATGCAAAGTACTCGTTGGTGGGGAAACCAAGGGTCGCCGAGGAGTCAATCTCCCAGGGGCCTATCTTTCCATTAGTTCTATTACGGAAAAAGATCGCAAGGATCTAGCTTTCGGAGTTAAAAATAAAGTGGACTATATTGCCCTTTCATTTGTGCGACGGGCAGAAGATGTCATTGAGCTTCGGGCACTTTTGGATAAAGCTAAATCAAAAGCCGGCATTATCGCTAAAATAGAAACGCCTGAAGCTGTAGAGAACATCGATAAAATTATCGAGCTTTCAGATGGTATTATGGTCGCTCGCGGGGATCTGGCTATCGAGGTGCCGGCTGAAAACGTGCCTATGATTCAAAAAATGATTATTCGCAAATGCAATGAAGCAGCCAAGCCTGTCATTACGGCTACCCAGATGCTTGAGTCTATGATTAAAAATCCTGTGCCTACCCGAGCCGAGGTTTCCGATGTGGCCAATGCCATTCTCGATGGTACAGACGCCATTATGCTTTCCGAGGAGACAACTCTTGGTGAGCATCCTATTGAAGCCGTTCAGGTGATGACGCGTGTGTCTACCCGAGTGGAAAACGAGCATCTTCACAAGCAACTTTTAAATGGTGATATTGCTGGCAAAGTCAAAGGGGTAGGAGAGTCAGTGACTGCTTCTGTGGCCAAGACCGCTGAACGCATCGGTGCTCGCTATATCGTCACACTTACTAATACTGGGTACAGCGCGCGCATGATTTCTCGTTATAAATCAAATCATCACATCTTGGTCTTTACTCCAAACAAAGAAACTTTCCAAAAGAGCCTTCTTTATTTTGGCTGTGATCCATTTTTAGTTCCAAAATCAAACGATTTTGTTGGCACAATAAAATCCATAAAACAGTCTATTGTCAAAAATAAACTAGCCAACAAAGGTGACAAGATTGTCGTGGCAACAGGCACGCCTTTCGGCAAAATTGGATATACCAATATGATGCTGGTGGATGTGATCTAAAAAATAGGCCCGCCAAAAATTCAGGGTATCTTTAAGATCTCTTGGTTTTTATTTCATGGACAAGTGATATACTATGTTAAA is part of the Candidatus Paceibacterota bacterium genome and harbors:
- the pyk gene encoding pyruvate kinase; the protein is MHLGKKTKIICTIGPATETEAKLTELLKVGMNVMRLNFSHGDFAEHQARVNNLHAAVKKTGIPAAILQDLSGPKIRIGDFKTDTGRVTLKPGQFFTLTTKQIEGNESKVHVNYPLLPKEVKVGGFILLDDGKKKLQIVDIKGDEVKCKVLVGGETKGRRGVNLPGAYLSISSITEKDRKDLAFGVKNKVDYIALSFVRRAEDVIELRALLDKAKSKAGIIAKIETPEAVENIDKIIELSDGIMVARGDLAIEVPAENVPMIQKMIIRKCNEAAKPVITATQMLESMIKNPVPTRAEVSDVANAILDGTDAIMLSEETTLGEHPIEAVQVMTRVSTRVENEHLHKQLLNGDIAGKVKGVGESVTASVAKTAERIGARYIVTLTNTGYSARMISRYKSNHHILVFTPNKETFQKSLLYFGCDPFLVPKSNDFVGTIKSIKQSIVKNKLANKGDKIVVATGTPFGKIGYTNMMLVDVI